From the genome of Loxodonta africana isolate mLoxAfr1 chromosome 4, mLoxAfr1.hap2, whole genome shotgun sequence:
CGCCTCGTCCCAGGCTCGCCCCGCCCACCACGGAGCTTCAGCTCTGAGAGGGTTCACCAACCAGGCTGGACGAGTTGTGGACGTCTTCCGGGATCGCATAATATAGTCGGGTTTGGATTGGCCAACAAATGTGTCCTTCTGCACACTGGCCCCGCCCCCTGCCCTTGTCCCTCTTCCCTGTCTGTGGTAAACTAGGCAACCTCTAACGCATGCGTTCTAAGGAAGGTGGCACTTCCGCCCGCCTACTCCGGAACCTTTTCTTCCGGCCCGGGTTTCCAGCGAAAGGGTGAGCGCAGCCAAAGCGGAAATAGCGTCAGGCGCGTGGGCGGAGCTAAGCGCAGACATGTCGGCGGCCCTGTTGCGGCGGGGTCTGGAACTGCTGGGGGCGTCGGAGGGTGAGGAGGGGCTTGCTCGGGGGCGTCCGGCGTGGGCGAATGGGCAGCGGGAGTCCCGGGAGTGCGGAAAGAGCCAGGACGGCCCTTCCCGCGGTGGGATGGGGATCCTGCCCGCCCTTGTGACCCGGGTCCGCTCCTCTGTTCCCCTACAGCCCCCCAGGCCGCACCAAGCCAGGCCAAGCCGAGCGGGGCTCGGGTGAAGCGGGCCCGGAAGGCGAAGGCGACCCAGGCCCGGAAACTGCGGAACTCGGCCAAGGGAAAAGTGCCCAAGTCGGCGCTGGGTGAGCTCATAGGGGCTGGCCGTGCTGCCCTCGGGGTTGGGGTCGGCGCCCTGGAGGAGGTGACGCTTGAGGCACAGGTTGAGACGTTCACAGGGATTTCTGgaatacctactgtgtgccaggcgcaGGGCGGGGTCTCGGGAATAGGGACGTGAACGAAACACATCGACCCTCGTGGACTACATCCTAGTGGGGAGAGAAGCATCAAAGAATATCCAGAGCAACAAATAATTGCCAAGTGTGGTGGGGCTTGTGAAGTCAAAGACCACAGTGCTCTGAGGTAGTGTTAAGGGGAACTTAGAATAAAAGACCAAAAGAGGTTTTTCTGAGAAGGGACATCTAAGATGAGACCTGAAGGAATATGAGAGTGAGCCAGCTGAATAGTAGGGGAAGAGGATTCTACAGGGAACAGCATCCACGGAGGTACTGAGTCAGAAAGGAGCTGTTGCCTTTGAGAATTTGGAAGAAAGAAGGTGGGTAGGTCACACACATGAGCAGGGGAGAGTGTTTCCAGAATGAAGCATTTAACAAACAGCCCCTTAATACTTGCTTTGTGCCAGGTTCTCTGTACAAGCGTCCCTCGCTTAAGTCTCACAGCAGCCATGGGAGCCAGGTATCCTCATGACTGTTATTTTACAAACGGGAAAACAGCACTTGGcctgatgatgttgttgttgttgttaggtgccttcgagtcggttccaactcctcgcgaccctatgcacaacagaacaaaacactgcctggtcctacgccatccttacaatccttgttatgtttgagctcattgttgcagccactgtgtcaatccaccttgttgggggtcttcctcttttccgctgaccctgtactctccgaagcatgatgtccttctccagggactcatccctcctgacaacatgtccatagtatgtaagacacagtctcgccatccttgcttctaaggagcattctggttttatttcttccaagacagatttgtttcttcttttggcagtccatggtatattcaatattttttgccaacgccgcaattcaaaagcgtcaactcttcttcagtcttccttattcattgtccagctttcacatgcatatgatgcgattgaaaataccatcgcttgggtcaggcgcaccttagtcttcagggtgacatgtttgctcttcaacactttgaagaggtcctttgcagcagatttgcccaatgcagtgtgtcttttgatttcttgactgctgcttccatgggtgttgattgtggatccaagtaaaatgaagtccttgacaacttcagtcttttctccgttgatcatgatgttgctcattggtccagttgtgaggatttttgttttctttatgttgaggtgtaattcctactgaaggctgtggtctttgattttcattagtaagtgcttcaagtcctcttcactttcagcaagcaaggttgtgtcatctgcataatgtaggttgttaaggagtcttcctccaatcctgatgccccgttcttcttcatatagtccagcttctcgtattatttgttcagcatacagactaaataggtatggcgaaagaatacaaccctgacacacacctttcctgactttaaaccaatcagtatccccttgttctgtccaaacaactgcctcttgacatatgtaaaggttcctcacgcgcacaattaagtgttctggaattcccattcttcgcggtgttgtccatagtttgtgatgatccacacagtcgaatgcctttgtgtaatcgataaaacacaggtaaacatccttctggtattctgtgctttcagccaggatccatctgacatcaataatcatatccctggttccacatcctcttctgaaactggcccgaatttctggcagttccctgtcaatatactgctgcagccgtttttgaatgatcttcagcagaattttgcttgcatgtgatattaataatattgttctataatttccacattcagttggatcacctttcttgggaataggcataaatacggatctcttccaatcagttggccaggaagctgtcttccatatttcttggcatagacgagtgagcacctccagcgctgcatctgtttgttgaaacatctcaattggtattctatcagttcctggaggcttgtttttcgccaatgtcttcagagcagcttggacttcttccttcagtaccatcggttcctgatcctatggcacctcttgaaatagttgactatcaactaattctttttggtataatgactctgtgtattccttccatcttcttttgatgcttcctgcatcatttaatattttccccatggaatccttcactattgcaactcgaggcttgaattttttcttcagttctttcagcttgagaaatgccgagcgtgttcttcccttttggttttccatctccagctctttgcacgtgtcattataatactttattttgtcttctcaagaggccctttgaaatcttctgttcagttcttttacttcatgaattcttccttttgctttagctgctcgacgctcaagagcaagtttcagagtctcctctgacatccaccttggcttttctttctttcctttcttttcagtaatctcttgctttcttcatggatgatgtccttgatgtcattccacaattcgtctggtcttcggtcactagtgttcaatgtgtcaaatctgttcttcaggtgggatatactgaaggtcatattttggctctcgtggacttgctgtgattttcttcagtttcagcttgaacttgcatatgagcagttgatggtctgttccacagtcggcccctggccttgttctgactgatgacatcgagcttttccatcgtctctttccacagatgtagtcagtttgatttctgtgtgttccatctggcgaggtctatgtgtataaacgctgtttatgttggtgaaagaaggtatttgcaatgaagaaggcgttggtcttgcaaaattctatcatttgatctccggcattgtttctgtcaccaaggccatattttccaactactgatccttcttctttgtttccaactttcgcattccaattgccagtaattaccaatgcatcttgattgcatgttcgatcaatttcagactgcagcagctgataaaaatcttctatacaTCTTAGGCCCTaatagttggtgcataaatttgaatttaactggtcttccttgtaggcgtatggatattatcctatcagtgacagcgttgtacttcaggatagatcttgaaacgttctttttgacgatgaatgcagcaccattcctcttcgagttgtcattcccagcatagtaaactgtatgattatctgattcaaaatggccaataccagtccattccagctcactaatgcttaggatatcgatgtttatgtgttccgtttcatttttgacgatttccaattttcctagattcatactttgtacgttccaagttccgattattaatggatgtttgcagctgtttcttctcattttgagtcatgccacatcagcaaatgaaggtcccgaaagctttactccatccacttcattaagatcgactctactttgaggaggcagctcttcgccagtcatattttgagtgccttccaacctgggggctcatctttcagcactaaaTCAGATAATGtgccactgctattcacaaggttttcactggctaatgcttttcagaagtagagtgccgggtccttcttcttagtcttagtctggaagctcagctgaaacctttcctctgggtgaccctgctggtttctgaatactggtgacatagcttccagcatcacagcaacacacaagcccccacagtatgacaaactgacagacacatggggggagCTGAGCATACAGATGGTCAATAGCAGGGCCAGATTTGAAACCAGGCCAAGTCTGTGCTCTGCCTGCTCTGTGTTCAGGCCGGAGGTGCTGTGGCCAGAGAAGTGAAAAGGCAGCAGAGATAAAAGAATTCAGCAGGTGGAAGATAAGGTAAAGAGGAAGTGTTGACAGACTTAGTGGTGCATTGGCTGTCAGGGTTGAGGAAGAGGGAGATACAGAAAATGGAGCTGAGTTTCTAGTAGAGGGCGGCCTTGGAGGATGTGGTACCATTTAATAAGAGGTAAAGACTTTTTTAAAGACTTGGGACAGGCGGGATGGTGGGTATTTCAACACATGGGGGGAGTTGGTGAGCTCCTAGTGTGTCTTTGAATCCCTCAGGCCTGGTGCACAAAAGGTGTTCAAATATTTGTGAAAACATTTATGAATGCCATTATGAGTAAAGTGTGGAGGCACAAATGTGAGACACGTTGGAGCCACAGTGAGGTTTGCTGTGAAGCAGGAGCAGAGTCACCCCCATCAGTCCCAGCCCTTGTGCTACCACCCATCACTGCTGTTCACTTTGCTGCCTCCCCCATTGGACTGGGAGCTCCTCGAAGGCACCACTTCCCGTGGGTTTGTCTGTGGCCCTGGTGTCAAGCACACAACTAACACATAATTGAATGAGGAGTGGTGACCTTCATCGGCCATTCTGAAAGCACCTGTCTGTCCCCTTGGTCTGAGTTACATCTTTCTCTTCCTGGATTGTTGCAAAAGCCTCCTAACCGgtctccctccccactccacaGCCCCCACAGTCTTGTTCTCATCACAGCAGCCAAAGTCATCCTGTAATATCCTAAGTCAGGCTTTTCTCTGCTCTACCCCACAGCCCCATCATACTCAGTAAAAGCCTGAGTTCTTACAACTGCGGACGAGGCCCTGCATGATTTGCCCCCACTCCGCCTTTGTCCCTCACTGCTCCTCCGCCCAGTGCAGCCATTGTCTGTTCTGCAGACACGTTAGCCACACGTCAGCTGCAgagcctttgcactggctgttccctctgtctgggATGCCCTTCCCCTAGAGAGCCACATGCTtcctcccttgagtctttggtcaaATATCATTTCAGCGCAGCCTTTTCAGACCTCTCACCCCCCTTTAAAGTTGGAATCACTGCTCCCTGGCATTGCTCATTTCTgtttcctactttgtttttcttcataaaatGTGTCACCCTCTAAAATACTCTGTCTTGTTTACCATCTCTcttcccactagaatgtaagctccgtAGGGCAGGGGTTTTTGTCTATTCTGTCTCCTGCTGTAAGCCCAGTACTTAGAATGGTGCCTGACACATTGTAGGTGCTTGagacatatttgttgaatgagtgaataaattacATGAGCAGCTGGGAGCCTAGGGGCAGGGCTTTCAACAGGCCATGTACGGAGAGTGGGTTTGAAGCTCCCAGCCTGTTGCAACAATCTAGGGAAGAGGTGATAGGGACTTTGTCAGGGCCATGGGAGGTGGGTCGGGGGCATGTCAGGAGTGAATCGGAAGCAGTGCCCCCTCCTGCCACCCACAGCCGAGTTCCAGAAGCGAGAATGTCAGGACCACCTCAAAACAAACCTGAAGTTCATGACCTGTGCAAGAAGCACCGTGGCTGAGGCTGTCACCCAGCAGGTTGGCCAGGGGATGGGCCACGGGAAGGGACCTGGGGGACCGTGGCTGAGGCTGTCACCCAGCAGGTTGGCCAGGGGGATGGGCCGCGGGAAGGGACCTGGGGGACCGTGGCTGAGGCTGTCACCCAGCAGGTTGGCCAGGGGGATGGGCCGCGGGAAGGGACCTGGGGGACCGTGGCTGAGGCTGTCACCCAGCAGGTTGGCCAGGGGGCTGGGCCGCGGGAAGGGACCTGGGGGATCGTGGCTGAGGCTGTCACCCAGCAGGTTGGCCGGGGGGATGGGCCGCGGGAAGGGACCTAGGGGACCGTGGCTGAGGCTGTCACCCAGCAGGTTGGCCAGGGGATGGGCCGCGGGAAGGGACCTGAGGGACCGTGGCTGAGGCTGTCACCCAGCAGGTTGGCCAGGTGGATCGTGGCTGAGGCTGTCACCCAGCAGGTTGGCCGGGGGATGGGCCGCGGGAAGGGACCTGGGGGATCGTGGCTCAGGCTGCTCCCCTGGGATCCAGGGAAGGTCACAGCTGAGCTTAGGGCAGAGGTTGGGCCACCCTAGGGGGTTCCCTCTGCAGGGAGGGGGTGGAGGAGGCTCCCCTGGGACCTCCGTGGGCCTCAGTTTGCTCTTCTGTAAGTGGGAGTGCTGTGCCCACCTCCCGAACAGTTCTGCAGGCCACGTGGGGGCAGTGCTCTAAGGGCAGCCTAGGAACTCTTAACTCGTGCGGCCTCCCCAGATTCTGCTCCAGAACCAGGGTCGTAAGGCCTGTGACCGGCCTGTGGCCAAGACGAAGAAGAAGAAGGTTGAGGGCACCGTGTTCACTGAGGAGGACTTCCAGAAGTTCCAGCAGGAGTACTTCGGTAGCTAGGCCCCAggagagtaaagcttttggggagATGCTGGGGGCCCGGCCTCCCCTAGGACCAAGCCATGCACAGCATGGCCAGCAGATGGCGCTGCAGGGACAGCCTGGCTTAGGGAAGACCCGGAGCAGGAGCCTGGTGGAGGTtggaaaagacctggtgagctgGAAAACCCTGGAGAGGATTTACACTCAGCCCGGAACTGACTGCTGAAAGCTTGGGAGAACCCGTTGCACCTGCCAGAAGGGAACATTTCCGACTGCTTTGTTTGCTTGTGCTCAGGGAGGGCTGTTTGCTGTGGAACAAGGCCAGTTACTGGGCCCTCAGGGGCTACGCcccaggaatagaaggagggcTGCTGTGTGGTCTCCTGGGTTCTAATAAACACAGACCCAAGAACTATGTGTGTGATGCTGACCTGACTTGCAGGTGTCACCCATGTCCTCTGGCACCCAGAAGCCTTCCCTCACTTCCCTCTTCCTCCCCGTGTGGATCTTAGAGCTTCAGGTCACAAGTCCCCTGGGCTAGCCTTAGCCAGGCAGCCACCAAGGTCTCAACCCTCCCACCCCAGGACACGTTGGGTCTACCATTGTCAGCAGAGAATTTCAGCCAGGCCTCCTGTCACCCAGGAGGAGTGGCCAAGAGGGGTCAGATGCAGTTTTATTCTTAGCTGTGTCACGTGAGGGAGAGGTCTCAGAGGTAGCCTTAAAAAAACAGGATTTCATGCTCAGGTTTGTGCCTGGGCAGAAAGGTGGTGCTGGGGACTGTGATTGCACCCCGTGGGCAGAGGTGCAGGGGACAGGGGAGGTAAGGGACAGATGGTTGCTGAACCCATGCATGTGTGAGTGAAAGAACCGTAAGGCCAGAGCTGGTGTTCACTGTCCCAGACGTCGTAGGCCGGGAGCACTGTGGAGGTGGTACTTGGTGTGGCCTCGTGGAGAAGAGGGCTCTGCAGTCCTCAGGCAGCGCCCCCAGCCTGAAGGGCTGCTTGGGTCACTGCAGTTCCGTGGCGGTGTCTGGTAGAGTATGGACGGATCAGATGGGGAGTGACCATCTGCCAGCACCGCGATGGGGTCTTCTGCTGAGCCATTGCCCGGCTGCGGAGGTTGGGGGAGGCACTAGGGGCAGCCTGTACTTACTTGAAGAGGGAGTTTTTCACCCCACCCACTTCCCAAGGTTGGAGGTGTCCACACCCAGCCAATTCCGGTGTCACCTCCCCATAGGCATCAGCCAGACTCCCTTTTTCCAGGGGTGAAACCGCAGGAACCGGTTTTCCATCCTGAGTTGGGGACAGGAGGGTGGGCACAAAACCCGCCTCTCCAGGTGGCCTCTACTGCGCAGCAGGAGGTTCTGCTGCCCAGCCAGGAGGTCAGGACAGGCATGGAGAGAGGAGGGACGGACCCCAGCCTGCCTCTGCTGGGCTTGTCCAGAGCAGGGGAGGCGTGGGCGGGCCTCATGTCTCCACACGCTGGGCCTGTGAGCTGAACTGAGCCCACTGGAGAGAGGCAGACCTGGAGATCCTTGGGGACACCTTCCCTTCATCGTTTAAGCAGCTTAGCAAGAAGCTGGCTCATGACATGTTGCGGGAATTGCAatcgatgtcacaaaacaatttgtatataaattttgaatgagaaactaatttgcactgtaaacttccacctaaaacaataaaacttgaaaaaaaaaatgttgactcAGTTGCTTGCAAGAACCAGCTGACCTCAGCCACCAGCTCCAGGGGTGCCTTTCTAACAAGGATGCCTGCTGTTACATACTCACCCAGCTGCTCCCATGTGGAGAGGGCCGGCACCCAGTCTGGCCACGTCTGCCAAGCTACTAGGCCAGCAGGGCTCTGCTATTGCCCTCCTTGTCAGCGTTCTGGTAAATCTGACATTTACATAAGTGACGCTAATGGGGGGAAGGTGTCCACGCCCCTCTGAATGACAGCTGTTAGTGGTCACCCCTGAGATTTCCGGTCCAGTAAGTCAGGACGGgacccaggaatctgtatttcaACAGCTGCCCGGGCAGTTCTGGCACAGGTCGTCAGGATAGCAGGGGGAGCTGGTGCAGGCCTGGAGGAGAGCATGTGCCACCAGGAAGGGCAGCAAAGGGCGTGGGCGGGGAAACTAAAGTCCTTATCAGGGTCTACAAGGCTGCAGGCAAGCTGTGCCCTGCCCCAAGCTACGGCCTCCACCCAAGGCCTTCCTGTTTGGGAGGCCTTGCCTGATTACCCCTCTAAAGGAGCAGGGTGTTTCTATTTAAGGACACATTTCATAATGTGTTACTGATTGGTTCACTTTGAACTCTCGCCATCAGCACTGTAACTCATGCCTGAACGGACCTTATCTAATGTACATATTTTTTTTGTGAAGCCCTTCACAGCCTCCTTGAGCTTAGGAACCCTAGGGAGCACTTCAGCGCTATGCTTGGGGGCTATGTGAAAGAGCAAAATCAACAaagcacaaaaatgcaaaaacaacCACGTGGCACTAAATAGACTGTGCAAAGGAAACTTGTTTACAGTACCAGAGCTGAAACAGGAAGGCACAGTGCCAACCTCAGCTGGGACCATGTGTGGGGGCAACTCCAGTTTTTCTCTGCTCTGCGTGCGTACATGTTTACAAATGCCCACAAAAGCAATGTGACTATTGACTTTGGGGTTACAGGTAAATTTTAGCAAGTAGGCAAGTTCGCAAATACGGAATCCACAAATAATGAAGATCGACTGTAGTTGTCAGGCACTGTAGCAGGTCTTGGAAATACAGGTGTGAGCAAGACAGCAAGCTCTCCGCTGTCATAGAGCTTGCTTACATTGCAGCTGGGGAgtggaaaatagaaaataaacctATACTGCGTACAAATAAATGAGTTCAAGTAGAAATACCCagaaactcgttgctgtcgagtcaattccaattcgtagcaaccttataggacagagtagaactgtcccacaggggtttccaaggctgcggaaatcctggtggtgtagtggttaagagctatggcttgctaaccaaaaggttggcagttcgaatccatcaggtgcacttaaccactgtaccaccagggctccctaactagaAACAAGCCTTATGAAAAACTTAAAACTGGGTAGAGCAGAGGGGCTGAGACATCAGCGGGGGCAGCCCCATAAGATCTCAGCTGGGCTGACATTAGACCTGCATGTTGAGAAGGGGGATGGTCGTGGGAAAATCttgcagagggaacagcaagtgcaaagtccCCGGGGCAGGAATGAGCTTGCAGAGAGGTGCAGAAGGCCGCTGTGGCTGGAGCAcagtggaggaggaggaggaggtcagGGACGTGGACAAGGGCTGAGTGTGGTCTGTGGGCTGAGCCCATGGGGCTCTGCCAGTGCCTTGGCTGCACTGCCCCTCCCTGGACTTTGGGTCCAGGGAGGCCTTAGCTTCAGGCTTCCACCTTCAGGCCCCGGCCTGCGCTGCCCGTCTGGGCCTGTTTTCAGCCTGCCGCGTGAGGCGTGGACAACTGTTCTAAGGCCAGCTCACAGGAGCACTGGATGACTCTGGGTGGGCCTTGTTGAGGTGGctgtctctcccctcccctcctcactCTCAGTGTCCTATTCCTGTCCCCACCTCATGTCCCCCAGGTAGGGCCAGCTAACCCTTGGTGAAAGCAGGCTACCATGCTTAGGGGTGGAACACCCAACTTAAGCCTCCAGGGCACCGTTTCCAACTAGATGGCTTCCCCTGTGCCCTGCCTGTAAGAAATTCTGGAGTCACCCCAATTAAAAGTGTGCACCCTAGACCCAGACTGCCTGTGTTTGAATCTGCCATCTATTAACCAGGCAAGTTACtaagcctctctgagcctgtttcctcatccataaaacagGAATGAAGTGATCCTTATAAAACAGCACTTAGcgtagaacttaaaaaaaattttttttttcttttaacaactTAAGTTTTCATAATATCAGTGCCTAtagctgtgtcatggattgacttatgtccccctaaaaccgtgtatcaatttggttaggccttgttcccagtattgggtggtcgtcctccattttgtgattgtaatcgtATGTTGAGAGGTTTAGATGGGATTGtaccaccacccttactcaggtcacctccctaatccaagATAAagcgagtttccctggggtgtggcctgcacattTTCTCTCCAGAGagataaaagcaaagagaagcaagcagagagttaggaacctcataccaccaagaaagcagcacccagagcagagagtgctctttggaactgaggtccctgtgcctgagaagctcctcaaccaggggaagactgaagacaaagaccttcctccagagccaacagacagagcaagccttcccctggagccgacgccctgaatttcaACTTGTAAcgtgctagactgtgagaaaataaacttctctttgttaaggccatctgcttgttgtatttctgttatggcagcactagatgactaagacaagctgactccatgccatttttttaatcagtaaatTCCCATCTACTTAGCTGTTAACAGTTAAGCTGCTTAGATGGGCCGATCAGGGTGAAATTCTCAGTGTGGATCTTACACTGAAGGATGAGGCCTGAGTCAGTTGTGGGAAgcagggaaaaaggaaggaacCGGGCATCTAAGCCCCTTGAGATGAGGCACAggaaaaggttaagtaacttgcccaaggtcacacagccaaaaTGTAGGGAAGTAAGGTTCTGATTCTAGAACCTCTGCTCTTAGCCACACCCCTGCCCATAGCACCTACACCAGTGGCCTCCTCCTCTCAGGGTAAGAGAATAAGAGGTAGGGCCCATGGCCTTGTGGGAAATTCTAGACTCTCAGGGAGGTCCAAGGCCCACATGTAACACCCACACCCCTCTGGTGCCATCGGTTGTGTTCATTACAACAGCTGGCTCTGCTGGGTCTGGGCAATGTGGGCCAGAATGTGGGCCCTACCCTGCAAGCTTCTTGTCCCTAAGCCCTTCCAAGAGACAACACTGAGAGGCCAGACCcataggttcaaatcctggttctacCACAGTGCCCAAGATCCTGTGTTTCCTGATTCTAAGATGGGGTCATCACCTTGCCTGCCCAGTCAATTGTTGTGGGGACCTGGTGAGATGGTGCTGCAACTGCCCACCCGCATCCCAGCCACTGTGCCAGCAATGAGTCCATCTCCTTCATGACATGTCCTGGCCTGGCCAGGTACACCCCGCTGGTTCTCTCTGGGGAATTGGTCTCAAAGGACACCAAGGACCTGCCTAGACCTGATGGGCTGACTCATCTACCTTGTCCTACAAATGAGACTTGAGGTAGTCATCGTGTATAACCCAGCCACACAAGCTCAGGATTGGAAGGAGGCTGCATGGCTCCCACGAGCTGCCTTTTGTGAGCTGGGCTCATCCAAACAGCTCTAGATGGGGACGTTGGGGCTCTCAACTGGCAGAGGCAGCATTCtcaaaagccctggccaggagcCCACACCGATAGGCATTCGTCCATTCCACTCCACCGCATTGGGATTGGTGATTTGAGACAATTCTCAGCCCTCCAGGCCCACTTTAAAATCTGAAGCCTTTTGTCTGAACTGGTTCCCTTCAGGGAAACAGCTTACAGAGCTGGCAAAGCTTAAAATACAGCCAAGGTTGTGTCAACAAGACCAGGAAGTTCTGCCCTCCCAGCTGTCCCGTAAGTCCCGAGGGCTAACTCTCCAGCCCCACCCCAATGGGTTACTGGtaagagaaaccctaagagttcAGTTCCAGAAAAACACCCAGCCAACTGTTGGGCTCAAGCCCAACTCTTTGCCTGAAACTCGGGGACCCAATGGAAACCATCACCTCCCATGACCCACCCCACCCAAACAGCCTATCAAACCTGTGATCCTCAGTAATGATCTCACCCACCCCTGGACCCCATGAAGGACCAGAACCCACTCCTGGAAGGATTAAGTGAATCATTTTagccacaaatcaaaaaaacttACGATACACAGCACATCTACAAAAGTACTTTCACTACAAAATAATTTATTACAACACAGCTTCAGCGCAAGCCTCCTATATACAAGCACCCATTCCTGACTACCCTAGGGAATCCCTTTTCTTCCCCCTGGCCCTGCGGACCTCTTCTATCAAGTCTTTCAGATACTGGATCTCCTTGGCCAGAGAATCTGC
Proteins encoded in this window:
- the RPS19BP1 gene encoding active regulator of SIRT1 isoform X1, encoding MSAALLRRGLELLGASEAPQAAPSQAKPSGARVKRARKAKATQARKLRNSAKGKVPKSALAEFQKRECQDHLKTNLKFMTCARSTVAEAVTQQVGQGMGRGKGPEGPWLRLSPSRLARWIVAEAVTQQILLQNQGRKACDRPVAKTKKKKVEGTVFTEEDFQKFQQEYFGS
- the RPS19BP1 gene encoding active regulator of SIRT1 isoform X2, which codes for MSAALLRRGLELLGASEAPQAAPSQAKPSGARVKRARKAKATQARKLRNSAKGKVPKSALAEFQKRECQDHLKTNLKFMTCARSTVAEAVTQQILLQNQGRKACDRPVAKTKKKKVEGTVFTEEDFQKFQQEYFGS